A DNA window from Phragmites australis chromosome 11, lpPhrAust1.1, whole genome shotgun sequence contains the following coding sequences:
- the LOC133885938 gene encoding uncharacterized protein LOC133885938 isoform X1, with protein MAFPTPAAVLLNENLQIHNGERADAPRAKPLKPSVKPGLQERKPVHVRKALRDVTNKPKDTALKDRSILKERPTLKERSILKERSALRSHEALKNPVKIWADEKTKKCHEWAKNGVEGAHFTGNDSQKLDKDVQDKCVKKKVAKVMSALHGLSDVVFDPVMFPATEVAKFFEEVKGLELEPEILPDITKCLSSSVYLHVSTGDKAKLAEDSCTDDELDQYPFLSLDNNPVKFELSDEQAILALGDH; from the exons GCGAGAGGGCTGATGCACCAAGGGCCAAACCACTGAAGCCATCAGTGAAACCTGGGCTTCAGGAGCGGAAACCTGTTCATGTGCGGAAGGCTCTTAGGGATGTGACTAACAAACCTAAAGACACTGCTTTAAAGGACAGATCCATCCTGAAAGAGAGGCCCACCCTGAAAGAGAGGTCCATCCTGAAAGAGAGGTCTGCTCTGCGCAGCCATGAAGCGCTTAAGAACCCAGTGAAAATATGGGCTGATGAAAAGACCAAAAAGTGTCATGAATGGGCTAAGAATGGGGTGGAGGGCGCTCACTTTACAGGAAATGATTCTCAGAAGTTGGATAAGGACGTGCAAGACAAAT GTGTCAAGAAGAAAGTGGCGAAAGTTATGTCAGCGTTGCATGGCTTGTCAGATGTGGTATTTGATCCTGTGATGTTTCCAGCTACG GAGGTTGCCAAGTTTTTTGAAGAAGTGAAAGGGCTGGAGCTGGAACCAGAGATACTCCCAGACATCACTAAGTGTCTCTCTAGCTCAG TTTACTTGCATGTAAGTACAGGCGATAAAGCAAAGCTGGCTGAAGACTCTTGTACTGATGACGAGCTTGACCAGTACCCATTTCTATCTCTGGACAACAATCCTGTCAAGTTTGAGCTCTCAGATGAGCAAGCGATCCTGGCGCTTGGAGACCACTGA
- the LOC133885938 gene encoding uncharacterized protein LOC133885938 isoform X2, protein MAFPTPAAVLLNENLQIHNGERADAPRAKPLKPSVKPGLQERKPVHVRKALRDVTNKPKDTALKDRSILKERPTLKERSILKERSALRSHEALKNPVKIWADEKTKKCHEWAKNGVEGAHFTGNDSQKLDKDVQDKCVKKKVAKVMSALHGLSDVVFDPVMFPATEVAKFFEEVKGLELEPEILPDITKCLSSSGDKAKLAEDSCTDDELDQYPFLSLDNNPVKFELSDEQAILALGDH, encoded by the exons GCGAGAGGGCTGATGCACCAAGGGCCAAACCACTGAAGCCATCAGTGAAACCTGGGCTTCAGGAGCGGAAACCTGTTCATGTGCGGAAGGCTCTTAGGGATGTGACTAACAAACCTAAAGACACTGCTTTAAAGGACAGATCCATCCTGAAAGAGAGGCCCACCCTGAAAGAGAGGTCCATCCTGAAAGAGAGGTCTGCTCTGCGCAGCCATGAAGCGCTTAAGAACCCAGTGAAAATATGGGCTGATGAAAAGACCAAAAAGTGTCATGAATGGGCTAAGAATGGGGTGGAGGGCGCTCACTTTACAGGAAATGATTCTCAGAAGTTGGATAAGGACGTGCAAGACAAAT GTGTCAAGAAGAAAGTGGCGAAAGTTATGTCAGCGTTGCATGGCTTGTCAGATGTGGTATTTGATCCTGTGATGTTTCCAGCTACG GAGGTTGCCAAGTTTTTTGAAGAAGTGAAAGGGCTGGAGCTGGAACCAGAGATACTCCCAGACATCACTAAGTGTCTCTCTAGCTCAG GCGATAAAGCAAAGCTGGCTGAAGACTCTTGTACTGATGACGAGCTTGACCAGTACCCATTTCTATCTCTGGACAACAATCCTGTCAAGTTTGAGCTCTCAGATGAGCAAGCGATCCTGGCGCTTGGAGACCACTGA